A stretch of DNA from Lotus japonicus ecotype B-129 chromosome 4, LjGifu_v1.2:
CAGAAGTAATTGATGACCAATATCTATTTATAGCCatctgaaaaaagaaaatgaagggaATTAGAGAGAACACCCACTTGAGAACAAAAACAACATTCACATTTTATTTTCCAGGTCATGGCTGATTGTCAGGTGTTACTCGTCTCCGAACTCGGCGCCTTCTAGTATCAGACCCTCCATCTGAAGATTCATTATTTGCATCATCTCTAGAAGCAGTTCCAGATTCTGCTGCCTCAAAGGTTTCTCCCCAGAGTCTAGTTGGTCTCCTGATTCGCATTTGGAGTCTAGTTCCTGTGGCACCCCTAGACATAGATGCAGGTTGAAGAATGAGGAAAAATACAGCCAACAAGCCACCATCATCTATGGGAGGAATTCCATCATCAACCCTATTCTCCCCCCCAAAGGAACTTTGAAGTGTGCTAAGCAGGTCACCAAGATCCCTTTGCCGCTCCAGCCTCCTCCAGTTACGCTGACGCTCTGGGTCCACAGCAGATGGGCGCTCAGAAGGATGTTCAATCCTTGCATGCTTTCTGAGATCTGTATATGTACCAGTGAAGTTGCAAGTCTCACAAGAACAGCTCCTTGATTTTGCATTCATGAAATGACGAGCCCCCTCCACTACTTTCCACTCTTTTATTTGCCCTCTACACAAAGGGCATACTAGCTTTGACTTAGCCTCGCCCTCACAGGACAAAGATTGCATTGTAACAAGGCCTTCACTTCTTTCTTCTTGTATGTCATTGTCAATGATATTTTCTTCAGTAATTTGGACTTGAGATGAGTCCAAGTTTGAAGTTTGACTTTCTACTTGAGGAATTGTTGGTGAGGGTTCTGGTGAGGGTTCTGTAAATGACTTGCAGAACTGATCAAGACAGTTTGAGTGGCGATAACTAGTGTTGCACATGTAAGGGCGGCATCCCTTCTCATGTGATGAACATATGAGAAGAACTGCATTGTGAGGGTGCTCCATGCAGACTGGACACCTAGCATCTTCCCATTCTTTAACATTTTCCTCTGGCTCTAAAGGGGTTTTAGGAGCTGATCTTCTGACACGACTAGAGCTGCATGGATAAGGTGATGTTCTGCTACTATCATGTGACAAAGACCTATCTCTTCTCTCCTTTGGCATTTTgaattttcaatattttaaaaatacacTAATCCACCACCCAGGGGAAGAATTGAACGAACTAGAACCTGCAGAGAGCACAAAAGTAATTGAACAAAATTGAATTTGTCATAAATGAAAGTTTATATAGAACAGATGTCAGAAACATCTGCAGAACAACTGACCTACACAATATTGAGAAGAGTGAACTAGCAAATTATATTTACAAAACTTGATAAAAATCTTATAAGAGCTATCATTAAGATAACTCCATAACTCCAAGAAAGGGCTTAATCtgcaaaaaaacatatttagtcAAGCACACAAGACCTTCAAATATATGAACTAAACGTCAGCATCAGATGCATCTATCAAGAACCAACTCTTCCACCCTCTTCCGTTGACTGAAGTGTAATAATGGTTTCATAGCTAACAACAATCTTTCAATTATTGTAAACTCTTATCTTATAAGTAATAGGATTTTTTAGAAAGGTTAATTGCAGGAGGACAGGACGGATAATGCATCCCAAAAATACTTGAGAAAAAAGTATTGAACTCAGTCGTGTATTACACTTTCcccctttttccttcacatttCTCCATGATCCACTTTTTCCACTAAGTAATCTAGAAAGTTAGCATCTTTGCTACAACCTTGTAACTTATCAGCCCAACAATTCAGATTATGTCACATTTACATCAACATCATATTGTACAACCATCAAGCTACCCATGGCTGTGTAGTGTCTCAAtgcaattcaattcaattctaGAATGTGTGGCAAAAATAATGTAAAGTAGACAAGTGAAACACAGAAACAACTGCAGTCAGCAAGAATTACAAATTTCTCTTCCACACAGAGCTGACTAGAACCAATAAGACAGTTGACTACTTGTTTATGCAATGTAACACATCGTTAGTTTCAAATTACAAAAGGAACATGTATCTGAATCTGAACCCAAACAGCATACATCATATAAAATGAGCTGATCCCTGAATAATAATACATAAAAGACAATGTCTTTGTTATAAATTCACACAAAAACAACATCAACAACACTAGGAGCAGACAAATCCAACTCAAGGAACAGTTCAAATACAAGTAAAACAACTACAAAAACCTTCCACCTCCAGTAAGCAAAACGAAAACACATAATTAACAGAATCAAGCTCGTTCCAGATTAAAACTAGTTctgaaaaaacaaacaaatcgGAATCCACAAGCAAGTAAAACAAAATCCGATTGCGACCCAGATGAAGAATCGAGAAAAAGATTAGGGCTTTGGAGGAACGAGACCCGAGGGGCGATCGAATAAGTAAAGagaaaaattagggtttgaATTAGTTACCGGAAAATCCGAAGGAGAATCTAAGCGATTCCTGAAATACAGAGTGAGTAGATGCGATTCAGCTCCGACTGGAAGATCAGAGTTAGGTGGCAGAGCAGACGGAGCAGCCTCCgctgctagagagagagagagagagagatgagagagaaagagaagaagaagaatgaggccAGTGGAAATGACGGTACATATATATAAGGGGGAAGAATCTTTGAggtaatatattatattatattatattatattataataaaattaataatatcacattaatattttttgaaagaatatcatatataatatgatttaatattaatatgatATGATTATATACCACTAATATAAGTATAGGCTATGGTGCTTACGTGGAAGGGGAAATTACATGTAATTTCGGaaatgaattttcgtttttattCTTGATTTTGAGTCGGCgctgtttttgttgttgttaatgaTTTGTTATGTCTGGAATATATCCTTGATAGGAGCGTGTATCTACGCTCCTCTGTACCACGTGATACTTTCTTTCTTTGCCATGCCGGTTTTGCTTTGTTCTTGTTTTGGGCTTCTTTTGCTGATTCGGTGGTACTATTTTTTTAAGGAATCTAGGCTCAATTTTATGCATTCAGTATTTCACTCCACGTAATATACATGTTTGCCTCagtaaataatattaatcaGTTTCTATTCTCTTTTAAACTTGAGATTGCAAATTGGTCTAGGGTTGACTAAGTCAACTGTTCGACAACCACATATCTTATGATCATGTTAATGACAATTACTCATTCCTACAATCACTCCTTCTTACAATCACTATCTCCTAATGAACATAAGCATCTAAGACGCAATATGCATAAGTGTGGAGCATCTAAAACGCTCGGATCACTTCATTATGTTCCATCACAAGTTCCTTAACCTAGCAACGGGCACAAGTGTGGAGCTCATGACTTAACCGAGGAACCCACAGTCATCATATTTCTGAAGATAGCAGGGGGCTCAACTGCTATGATTCACTAGATGTCAAGCACTCATTACAACCTTCAAAGACTTTTCCAACACTCTTATAGGTATACTCAAGCATGAAGCGGGTACGCACTCCAAGTCTTTGAGAAATCCCCAAACTTCACAGTCACTAACTTAGGTGTCGGAGTGTCTTTACAGAAAACTCCTCCTGAGTTGAACGACGGTGGAAGATCAAGACCCTTCCATCCTTCTCCTCATAGCTTTCCTCAACCACCT
This window harbors:
- the LOC130711590 gene encoding uncharacterized protein LOC130711590, producing the protein MPKERRDRSLSHDSSRTSPYPCSSSRVRRSAPKTPLEPEENVKEWEDARCPVCMEHPHNAVLLICSSHEKGCRPYMCNTSYRHSNCLDQFCKSFTEPSPEPSPTIPQVESQTSNLDSSQVQITEENIIDNDIQEERSEGLVTMQSLSCEGEAKSKLVCPLCRGQIKEWKVVEGARHFMNAKSRSCSCETCNFTGTYTDLRKHARIEHPSERPSAVDPERQRNWRRLERQRDLGDLLSTLQSSFGGENRVDDGIPPIDDGGLLAVFFLILQPASMSRGATGTRLQMRIRRPTRLWGETFEAAESGTASRDDANNESSDGGSDTRRRRVRRRVTPDNQP